One region of Clostridium sp. Marseille-P299 genomic DNA includes:
- the rplI gene encoding 50S ribosomal protein L9 produces MEVILTQDVKALGKKGEVVKVSDGYARNFILPKKLGLEATPKNMNDLKLQKAAEAKRQQEILEEAQSLAKEIEAKSIQLKIKTGEGGRTFGSISTKEIAVALKEQLGFDIDKKKLQLNDPIKNMGTFTVPIKLHPKVTAELKVRVDSL; encoded by the coding sequence ATGGAAGTTATTTTAACACAAGATGTTAAGGCATTAGGAAAAAAAGGTGAAGTTGTTAAGGTTAGCGATGGTTATGCAAGAAATTTCATATTGCCAAAGAAACTAGGCCTTGAAGCAACACCTAAGAATATGAATGATTTAAAACTTCAAAAAGCAGCAGAAGCAAAGAGACAGCAAGAGATTTTAGAAGAAGCTCAAAGTTTAGCAAAAGAGATTGAGGCTAAGAGCATTCAGTTAAAAATTAAAACAGGTGAGGGTGGTAGAACATTCGGTTCTATTTCTACTAAGGAAATTGCTGTTGCTTTAAAAGAACAATTGGGATTTGACATTGATAAGAAGAAATTACAGTTAAATGATCCAATTAAAAATATGGGGACATTTACTGTACCAATTAAGTTACATCCAAAGGTAACTGCAGAACTAAAGGTAAGAGTAGATAGCCTGTAG